Within the Achromobacter spanius genome, the region AGGCTGGCCTGACCGAAGCCGATGTCGAAATCGTGGTGACCGGCGTGCTGAACTTCGCGCCGCTGCTGCAAGGCCAGGTGGATGCCACCGCCGCCACCGACACGGGCCTGCTGGTTGGGCGGCGGCGCGGCCTGGGCGAGGTCAACGTCATGGAAGTGCGCGACACGCTCAACGTGTCCAGCGACCTGTTCGTGGTGCGCGAAGCGGTCTACCAACAAAAGCAGCCGCTGCTGCGCGCCTTTCTGAAGGCGTATCGCGACAGCGCGGCCTGGATGATCGCTCAGCCGGAAGAAGCCGCCACGCTGGCCGGCAAGCGCGCCATCGACGGCACCGACCGCGCAATCAGCCTGGACGTGATCCGGCTGCGCAATGCGGCCTCGACCGCCGCCGGCCGGCCGCTGGGCGCGTTCGACCTGGACTCGCTGCAAAAGGCAGCCGACGCCTACCGCGCCTTGGGCCTGATCGAAAAGCCCATCGACATCGCAACCGTGGTCGACACCGGCCTGCTGCCGGGAGACTGACGTGAACACCCCAAAGAAATTCGCAGGCAAGGTCGTGTTGGTGACAGGCGCCAGCCGAGGCATCGGCGCCGAGATCGCACGTGGTTTCGCGCGCGAAGGCGCGACGGTGGTCGTCAATTATTTGAGCAATAGCGCCGCCGCCGAGTCCGTGGTGGCGCAATGCCAGGCGGCGGGCGGCGACGCCTGGGCCGTGCAGGCCGACGTGAGCTTGCCGGACGCGGTGCGCGCCATGGTGGACGGCATTGTGCAAGACGCCGGTCGGCTGGACGTGGTGGTCAACAACGCCTTGCGGCCATACGCTTTCGACCCCCGCCAGCGGACCGCGTTCGACGCGCTGTCGTGGCAGCACTACCAGTCGCAGTTCGATGGTTCGGTGGGCGCCGCGTTCAACGTCTGCCACGCCGCGCTGCCGCACTTCAAGCTGCGCGCCCAGGGCTGCATCGTCAACATTGCCAGCAACCTGGTCGAGCACCCCGTCGTGCCGTATCACGACTACACCACCGCCCGGGCAGCGCTGGTGGCCTTCAGCCGCAACCTGGCGGCTGAATTGGGCCCCTACGGCATACGGGTGAATTGCGTGGCGCCCGGCCTCGTCTACCCGACCGAGGCCAGCGGCGGTACCCAGGAGTCGTTCCGCGACGCCTTGATAGCCGCGACGCCGCTACGCCGCATCGCCCGGCCCGAGGATGTAGCCGGCCCGGTGCTGTTCCTGGCGTCCGACTGGAGCGGCTTCATGACCGGGCAGGTGCTGTTCGTGGACGGCGGACTAGTGATGCGCTAGAGTGGCTTAGCCCCCGCTTCGCAGCACCCCACGGAGCCGCCCCATGCGCGTCCGAGCACGACTTTTTACCTGCCTGTTCGGATTGATCCTTGGCTTGCTGGGCCTGACCCAGGCACGCCTTGCGCTGGCCGACCCGCCCGCCGCCACGCCCACCACACCCGCGGCACCCGCCGCCATTCAAATGGGCGACATTCCGCTGCGCGCCGACAGCGACACCCGCTACGCCGAAGCCGTGTTGCAGCGCGTCGCCACCACCGATCCCGACGCAAAGTTTGGCCCGCTGCTGGAAGCGATCTCCAAGTCCGCCGACGAAAAACTCTACGAATTCCAGCCAGCCCAATTGCGCACACTGCCCATCATGCGGGTCGAGAGCCTGGAACGGCATTGGGTCTTTGACGCGCACCGGCTGGCGCGCTGGCAGGCGGATCTGCGCCAGGCCACCGCCTGGTACGCCAGCGACGCGGCTGAACTGCTCAGGCGGCGCGACGCCTGGCAGGCCATCAAGAGCTCGGCCTCGGCCGCCAACCTGCCCCCCGCGCTGGCCGACCGCGTGGATGCCGTTCTAGCGCAATTGACCGCGGCCGCGCAGGCGCTGTCCAGCCCGCTGTCCCGCCAAACCGAACTTGAACAGCGCGCCAACGCCATCGAAGAACGCATCAAGGCGGGCCAGCGCGCCGTGGCCGAAGCCATCAATGACATCGACGCGCGCCTGATGCGCGTGGATTCCCCGCCGCTTTGGGATCTGGCCAAGACGCAAGACACCAGCGAAGACACCATGGCCTTGCTGCGCACCGGCATCGACATCGAAGCCCGCTTCGCGCGCGACTACAGCGGCACCGGCAGCGGCAACCAGCGCGTACTGCATGGGATTCAGATCGTGCTGCTGGTGTTTCTGCTGTGGCTGGCCAGGAAGAGCCGCGATGCCATCCGCGCGGGCGTCATGAGCGAAACCGCCGCGGGCGTGCTGGGCCGCCCCTTGTCCACCTGGCTGCTGCTGTCGATGGTGGCCGTGCTGGCGCTGGAGCCCGACGCGCCGCTGATGGTGCAGCAAGTGGCGCTGGTGCTGGCGGCAGTGCCGGTGCTGCGTCTGCTGCCGCCCTCCGCGCGCCGCCAACTGGATCTATGGCCTTATGCCATCACCGCCCTGTTCCTGGCGGAGCGGCTGGGCTTCCTGTTCCTGGCCAACACATTGTTCTACCGCCTGTCCACCGTGGCGCTGACCGGGGTGGCGCTGTCCGCCATCCTGTGGCTGCTGCGCCGTGGTCGGCGCCCCAAGTCGTCCCCCGCCCCCACCCGCCTGGCGGGCATGCTGCGCGGCATCGCCTGGGTTGCGGTGGCGTTGCTATGCGTCTCGCTGGCGGCCAACCTGGTCGGCAATGTCTCGCTGGCCGAAATGCTGACCAGCGCCGTCATCGGTTGCGGCTACTTTGGGCTGGTGCTCTACGCCGGCGTCACCGTCATCATCACCCTGGTGCAGGTGATGTTGGCGCGCCAAGGCATTGCGCGCTTCCGACTGGCGCGCGAACATGCGCCGCCGCTGGTGCAGTTGCTGATCCGCCTGCTGACTGTTGCCGCCGTCGTGGGCTGGGCAGTCTATGCCATGGACCGCTTCCGCATCCTGCGCGCCACCTATGCGTTCACCGCGCAGGTGCTGTCCTACACCCTGACCGTGGGCGAAGTGTCCATCAGCCTGGGCAACGTGCTGCTCTTCCTGATTTCGGTGGTGATTGCGTTCTGGGCCGCGCGCACCATCCGCCTGATCCTGCGCGACGAAGTGCTGACCCGCATGGCGTTGCCGCGCGGCGTGGGCAACAGCATCGCGTCGCTGTCGTACTACCTGGTGCTGCTGCTGGGCCTGGGCATCGCGCTGTCGGCGGCGGGCTTTCAGACCAGCCAGTTGACCATCGTGTTCGGCGCGCTGGGCGTGGGCATCGGCTTTGGCCTGCAAGGGGTGGTGAACAACTTCGTGTCGGGCCTGATCCTGATGTTTGAACGGCCGATACAGCCGGGCGACGTGGTGGATATCAGCGGCACGTCCGGACAGGTGCGCGACATCGGCATGCGAGCCACCCGCATCAAGACCTTCGAAGGCGCCGATGTGATCGTGCCCAACGGCACGCTGCTATCCGACAAGCTCACCAACTGGACCCTGCTGGACCGCAGCCGCCGCATCGAAGTCAGTATCGGCCTGGCCTACGGCACCGAGCCCAGGCGGGCGATCGAGGTGCTGGACGCCGTGGCCCGCGACACGCCCGGCGTCGTCGTCGAACCGGCGCCCACCGTCTTGTTCATGGGCTTTGGCGCCAGCACGCTGGATTTCAGCGTCCGCGCCTGGACCTACGACTTCGACCGCTGGATCAACATCCGCAGCGACCTGATGACGCGCATGGTCGACGCGCTGCGGCAGGCAGACATCGAGATCGCGTTTCCGCAACGCGACCTGCATTTACGCAGCGTGTCGGAAGAAGCGGGCGCGGCGTTGGACGCCGTATTGAGCGGTGCGCGCAAGCCCCAAGCGCCCGCGTCCAACGCCCCCTTGGCGCCCGACACGCAGGCGCGCTAGGCCGGCATCATTTCATGCTGACCGCCCCACCGATGACGCCGATCGCGACTATGTAGGATGGGTGGAGCGCGCCAGATTGAAGGCAAGAACCCCGCTGCCCATCGCGCGAAACCCATCACGCGGCAGTTGCGTTGTGGCTGGATCTGCCGACTATTCACCGCTGCTTGATGGGTTTCGCGCGATATGCGTTGCGTTATTTGCGGGCGGCGGCGCGCGCTGCACCCATCCTACGTGCCTATCGCGGTGATTCGCGGGACGCCTTGCGGCTGGCGGAGCTGGCGCCTTAGACGGGCCTCAAACCGATGTAGTCAGCGGCACCGTCAGCGTGTTCTTCACCGGGTTCATCACCACCAGGGTGGAGAAGCGCTTGACGTTCGGGTTGCCCCAAAAGTGGCGTTGGGCAAAGGTGTCGTAGTCGGCCATGTCGACCATGGTCAGCGTCAGCACGAAGTCGACCTCACCCGTGACGGAAAGGCACTGCATGACCTCGGGCGCGCCCTGCATGGCGCGCTTGAACACGTCCAGCTTGTCGGCGCGCTCGCTCTCCAGCGACACCAGCACCACCATCATGATGCCGCGCCCCACCGCCGCCGGGTCCACCACGGACACGTCGGCCGTCACCACCCCGGCTTCGCGCAGCCGCTTCATGCGGCGCAGGCACGACACGGGTGACAGGTTCACCCGCTGGGCGAGGTCCTGGCTGGTGCGCTGATTGTCTTCCTGCAGGCTTTGCAGGATTTGAAGGTCGAAATCGTCTAGTTCCATGGGGGCTTGGAAACGCTGGGGAGTCGGGCTGAAGCGAATAAAGCTCGCGATGAAAACCGGCAAAGACCGGGCAAACGGTGGCCTACGCAGATTCTAAGCCCGGCCGCGACAGACTCTGGCCCCAATACGACGGGAAACTTCATTTTGTCCCTGCCGGACGCAGGAAATAATCAGGCCGCTTGCTTACACTGGGAACCCTTCACCGCTCTCCCGGTTTTTTTGCATTCCGCAGCATCGCGCCTTACCCCGTCCCCATGACCGCCGCCACCATTAACGCCGGGCACAACGCCCCCGCCTCCACCCTGCTTCCCACGCTGTCGCTGATCGGCGCCATGGCCTCGCTGTGCATCGGCACCTCGTTCGCCAAATCCCTGTTTCCGGAAGTGGGCGCGCAGGGCACGACGGCCTATCGCATCGTCATCGGCGCCATCATCCTAATGGCGTTCTGGCGTCCGTGGCGTTTTCCGCTGACCCGCCAGAACGCCGCCAAGATCGCGCTGTACGGTGTGACGCTGGCGTGCATGAACCTGCTGTTTTACATGGCGTTGCGCACGCTGCCGCTGGGCGTGGCGATTGCCATTGAATTCACCGGGCCGCTGACGCTGGCGGTGGTGCTGTCGCGGCGCGCCATCGATTTTGTGTGGATCGCCTGCGCGCTGGGCGGCCTGGTGCTGCTGATCCCCACCGGCCAATCCCTCCACGACCTGGACCCGACCGGCATCGCCTACGCGCTGGCCGCCGCCGTGTGCTGGGCGCTGTACATCATCTTCGGCAAATTGGCCGGCAACGTGCATGGTGGCCAGGCGACGTCGTTAGGCTTGCTGGCGGCCACGATGGTGGCGCTGCCCGTGGGCGCGGCGCATGCGGGCATGGCCTTGCTGGACCCGTCGTTGATCCTGGCCGGGATCGGGGTGGGCATTCTGTCCAGCGCCTTGCCCTATTCGCTGGAAATGGTCGCGCTGCGGCGCTTGCCGCAGAAGACGTTTGGCGTGCTGCTCAGCATGGAACCCGCCATGGGCGCGCTGGCCGGCGTGATCGTGCTGAATGAACATCTGACCCAGACGCAATGGCTGGCCATCGGCGGCATCATCATTGCATCGGCGGGTTGCGCGGCCACGGCGCAGCGTGGCAAGAAGCGTCAGGCGCCGGTGCACGACTAGGGGCGCGCCCACTCGGCACGATCAGGCACGCACCCGTGCAAGGCCAAGCGCGCACCGGCAAGATCAAAGGGGCGCGCAACCGGCGCTTATTCCACCGAAATACCCTTGTGGCGGATCACCGCGCCCCAGCGCTCGCGCTCTTCGCTTGCATACTCGGCGAATTGCGCCGGCGTGCTGCCCGTGGGTTCCATGCCCTGCAACCGCAGTTGCTTGACCACGTCGGGTGATTGCAATGCCGCCACGATGGCGCGGCTGAGCTTATCGACGATGGGCGCGGGCGTGCCAGACGGCGCCACCACGCCTTGCCATGCCGCGGCCTCGAATGGGTTCGCGCCCGCTTCGGCAAACGTTGGCACGTCGGGCAATTGCGCCGAACGCTGCGCGGCCGGCACGGCAATGGCGCGCAGCTTGCCCGCCTGAATCAGCGGCCGGGCGGCGGCCAGGTCAGCCATCATCAAGGGCACCACGCCGGACGCCACGTCTTGCAACGCGGGCGGCGTGCCCTTGTACGGAATGGCGGTGGCGCGGCCGCCGATTGATTCCAGGAACAGTTCCATCGCCAGATGGTGCGGGCTGCCCACGCCTAAAGACGCATAACTGCCCGGCTGCTCGCTACGCAAATAACGCAAGACGGCCGGCATGTCGGTCAGATCGGAACCCGGCGAGGTCACCAACACGATGGGCAAGGCCACCAAGGTGGACACCGGCGTCAGGTTGCGGCCCGGATCGTAAGGCAGGTTCTTGTATAGCGAGGGGTTCAACGCCAAGGTGCTCATGCCCGCCGTCATCAAGGTGTAGCCGTCGGGCGCGGCGCGGGCGGTTTCTTGCGCCGCGACGATGGTGGCGGCGCCCGGTCGGTTTTCAACGACGACCGGTTGGCCCAGCGCGTCGCCCACGTGCTTGGCCACGATGCGGGTGGCGATATCGCTGCCGCCGCCAGCACTGAACGGCACGAGCCAGCGGATGGGATGATCGGGGAATTCCGCCGCCGATGCGGTGTCGGGCAACACGGTGAACGCCATGGCGCAAAGCGCGGCGGCGCCCCTCAATGCCACGTTGAAAAACGTCGCCTTCAACAACGCCGCCTTCAACACCACGCGCGGCAGGAAGCTGCTAGTCATGTCCTGGTCTCCTCGAACCACGATCGAATAAATTTTTATTAACATATTAATGATTATTGATGCGTACGCAAGCCCGGGAATTTACCGTAAACGGTCACCGGGACGCGGGCAGCGGAAGGTATGGAGACGAGAACAGCAGAAGCGCAAGGCAGGCAGGCCGCCTACCGATTACGCCGATCACGAACGCGCGGCATTGAGCCATCGCAGACCCATCGACGTATCGCTTGCCGGACGGTATTCGCAACCGATCCAGCCGGTGTAGTGCAATTCGCGCAGTACGCTGAACACCCATCCGTAATCGAGCTCACCCCGATCGGGCTCCTGGCGCAGCGGCACCCCCGCGATCTGCAAATGCCCCACCCTGCCGGTTGGCAGATATTCACGCAGTTTGGTGGTGACGTCGCCTTCCACGATCTGGCAGTGGTAAAGATCCATCTGCACTTTCAGGTTCGATGCATTGACGGCCTGCACGATCGCGTGCGCCTCGTCCTGGCGGTTCAGGATATAGCCCGGAATGTCGCGGGTATTGATGGGTTCGATCAGCAAGGTCACGCCGGCCGACCTTGCCTGGCGAGCGGCCCAGTCCAGGTTTTCGCGGTAGCAATCCAGCAGCGCCTCGCGCGGCACGCCGTCCGGCGCCAGGCCCGCCATGACGTGCACGTTGGAACAAGACAGCGTGGTAGCGTAGGCCAGCGCCTGTTCGACGCCTGCCTGAAATTCCGCCTGCCGCCCGGGCAGCGCCGCCAGCCCGCGCTCGCCACGGCTGGTCACGCCCGGTGGCGCATTGAACAGCACTTGCGACACCCCCACCGCATCCATGCGCTCGCGCACGAAGGCAGCGGGTTCCGCGTAGGGAAACATGCATTCCACCCCCATGAAGCCGTCCGACGCTGCGGCGGCATAGCGGTCCAGGAAGGCGTGTTCCTGATACATCATCGACAGATTGGCGGCGAATTTCAGCATGGCGGGGCTCCGGTCCGGGCGGGATTCCCGGCAACTTAGCACACGCCCACGCCACGCGCGCTATCCGGCGGCGTCCGGCGCCGGATGCAGGGTAAGCCGCGGTCCCGCCTTCAGAATCTGGCTGGGGATGTCGTGCCCAACCAGCGCGGGCAAGGTCGCCGCGATACCCAGGATGCGTGTCAGGTCCACGCCGGTGTCGTAGCCCATCAATGCCAGCATGTGCACCAGTTCTTCCGTGCAGACATTGCCGCTGGCGCCAGGCGCGTAGGGGCAGCCCCCAAGCCCGCCCAGCGATGCGTCGAAGCGGTCGATCCCCGCCTCCAGCGCCGCCACGGTATTGGCCAACGCCATGCCGCGCGTGTTGTGAAAATGCAGGGTTGTGGTCAGATCGGGAAACAGCCTGCGGACATCGCGGCTGATCTTGCCTACCTGCGTGGGGTACGCCATCCCAGTTGTGTCGCACAGGGTCACGCCGTCCACGCCCAAGGCGGCAAAGCGGCCCACAAGTTCCAGCACGTCGAAGGCGCTGATGTCGCCTTCCATCGGGCAACCGAACACTGTGGACAGCGACACATTGACCTCAACCTGACTGCCACGCACCGCATTCACCACATCGCTCAATTGCTCGAACGACTGTTCGCGCGACATGCGCAGATTGGCCCGGTTGTGCGTTTCGCTGACCGACATCACCAGGTTGATCTCGTCCACGTTGCACTCCAGCGCCCGTTGCGCCCCGCGTACGTTGGGCACCAGCACCGTGTAGACCACGTCCGGATTGCGCACGATCTGGTGCATCACCGCTTCGGCATCGCGCAGCGCCGGAATTGCCTTGGGAGACGTGAACGAGGTGGCCTCGATCTTGGCAAAGCCGCTTTGCGACAGCGCGTTGATAAAGTCGATCTTGTCCTGCGTTTCAATGAACTGCTTTTCGTTCTGGAAGCCGTCACGGGGCGCAACTTCCTGGATGTACAGCTTCTTGCGGCTTGCGTCCGGTTCGTTCATGTCGGTTCCTTTCAAATGATGCCGCGCTTGCGCCAGTCGGCCCGCTTGGCGTCGTCCACCCCCAGCCCGGCCAACACGGCGTCCGTATCCTGTCCGAGCGCTGGCGCGGCGCCGCGCACCTCACCTGGCGTTTCAGACAGCTTGGGCACAATGCCCGGCAGCTTGATCGGCGTGCCGTCAGACAGCACGTCGTCCAGGATCATGCCGCGCGCCAGGTAATGCGGGTCGGTTGCGATATCGGCTACGTCGTATATCTTGCCGGCGGGAACCTGTCCTTCGTTCAGGCGTTCCAGCACGACGTCCAGCGGATGCTGCCCGGTCCATTGCGAAATGGCCTCGTCCAGCATCACCACATGCCTCACGCGGCCCGCGTTATTTGCCAGGTCGGGCGAGGCCGCCAGGTCGGCGCGGCCGATCACGCCCATCAGGCGCTTGAAGATGCTGTCGCCATTGCCCGCGATCAGCACGTACTTGTTGTCCTGGCAACGGTAGGCGTTGCTGGGCGCGATGCCTGGCAGGCTGCTGCCGGCCGCTTGGCGGACTTCACCAAACACCGCATATTCCGGCAGCAGGCTTTCCATCATGTTGAAGACGGACTCGTACAGCGCCACGTCGATCATCTGACCCTGGCCATTCTGATCACGCGCCCGCAAGGCCAGCAGGATACCGATGACACCGTGCAACGCGGACAGCGAATCGCCAATGGAAATGCCCACGCGCACCGGCGTGCGGTCCGGCTCGCCGCTCAGATGGCGCAGGCCCCCCATGGCCTCGCCAATGGCGCCAAAG harbors:
- a CDS encoding EamA family transporter, translating into MTAATINAGHNAPASTLLPTLSLIGAMASLCIGTSFAKSLFPEVGAQGTTAYRIVIGAIILMAFWRPWRFPLTRQNAAKIALYGVTLACMNLLFYMALRTLPLGVAIAIEFTGPLTLAVVLSRRAIDFVWIACALGGLVLLIPTGQSLHDLDPTGIAYALAAAVCWALYIIFGKLAGNVHGGQATSLGLLAATMVALPVGAAHAGMALLDPSLILAGIGVGILSSALPYSLEMVALRRLPQKTFGVLLSMEPAMGALAGVIVLNEHLTQTQWLAIGGIIIASAGCAATAQRGKKRQAPVHD
- the otnI gene encoding 2-oxo-tetronate isomerase, producing the protein MLKFAANLSMMYQEHAFLDRYAAAASDGFMGVECMFPYAEPAAFVRERMDAVGVSQVLFNAPPGVTSRGERGLAALPGRQAEFQAGVEQALAYATTLSCSNVHVMAGLAPDGVPREALLDCYRENLDWAARQARSAGVTLLIEPINTRDIPGYILNRQDEAHAIVQAVNASNLKVQMDLYHCQIVEGDVTTKLREYLPTGRVGHLQIAGVPLRQEPDRGELDYGWVFSVLRELHYTGWIGCEYRPASDTSMGLRWLNAARS
- a CDS encoding hydroxymethylglutaryl-CoA lyase, with product MNEPDASRKKLYIQEVAPRDGFQNEKQFIETQDKIDFINALSQSGFAKIEATSFTSPKAIPALRDAEAVMHQIVRNPDVVYTVLVPNVRGAQRALECNVDEINLVMSVSETHNRANLRMSREQSFEQLSDVVNAVRGSQVEVNVSLSTVFGCPMEGDISAFDVLELVGRFAALGVDGVTLCDTTGMAYPTQVGKISRDVRRLFPDLTTTLHFHNTRGMALANTVAALEAGIDRFDASLGGLGGCPYAPGASGNVCTEELVHMLALMGYDTGVDLTRILGIAATLPALVGHDIPSQILKAGPRLTLHPAPDAAG
- a CDS encoding ABC transporter substrate-binding protein, encoding MPPHPTRRALLTAAASLAAVSLAPLAARAQSAQAAVSGKVTLAGWSKPISEITNLLAEPDKGFFKAQGVELVYLPGAGGGDAIRNILSGQADVAFTDPGSFFMALDKGEKLRAIYDIYPQNVFNVVSLKSANITRPADLKGKRIGVYSLASGTRQNLLVMLHQAGLTEADVEIVVTGVLNFAPLLQGQVDATAATDTGLLVGRRRGLGEVNVMEVRDTLNVSSDLFVVREAVYQQKQPLLRAFLKAYRDSAAWMIAQPEEAATLAGKRAIDGTDRAISLDVIRLRNAASTAAGRPLGAFDLDSLQKAADAYRALGLIEKPIDIATVVDTGLLPGD
- a CDS encoding Bug family tripartite tricarboxylate transporter substrate binding protein, which encodes MTSSFLPRVVLKAALLKATFFNVALRGAAALCAMAFTVLPDTASAAEFPDHPIRWLVPFSAGGGSDIATRIVAKHVGDALGQPVVVENRPGAATIVAAQETARAAPDGYTLMTAGMSTLALNPSLYKNLPYDPGRNLTPVSTLVALPIVLVTSPGSDLTDMPAVLRYLRSEQPGSYASLGVGSPHHLAMELFLESIGGRATAIPYKGTPPALQDVASGVVPLMMADLAAARPLIQAGKLRAIAVPAAQRSAQLPDVPTFAEAGANPFEAAAWQGVVAPSGTPAPIVDKLSRAIVAALQSPDVVKQLRLQGMEPTGSTPAQFAEYASEERERWGAVIRHKGISVE
- a CDS encoding Lrp/AsnC family transcriptional regulator, with product MELDDFDLQILQSLQEDNQRTSQDLAQRVNLSPVSCLRRMKRLREAGVVTADVSVVDPAAVGRGIMMVVLVSLESERADKLDVFKRAMQGAPEVMQCLSVTGEVDFVLTLTMVDMADYDTFAQRHFWGNPNVKRFSTLVVMNPVKNTLTVPLTTSV
- a CDS encoding SDR family oxidoreductase — encoded protein: MNTPKKFAGKVVLVTGASRGIGAEIARGFAREGATVVVNYLSNSAAAESVVAQCQAAGGDAWAVQADVSLPDAVRAMVDGIVQDAGRLDVVVNNALRPYAFDPRQRTAFDALSWQHYQSQFDGSVGAAFNVCHAALPHFKLRAQGCIVNIASNLVEHPVVPYHDYTTARAALVAFSRNLAAELGPYGIRVNCVAPGLVYPTEASGGTQESFRDALIAATPLRRIARPEDVAGPVLFLASDWSGFMTGQVLFVDGGLVMR
- a CDS encoding CaiB/BaiF CoA transferase family protein — protein: MSSKPLSGIRVLELGQLIAGPFAAKMLGEFGAEVIKIEPPGKGDPLRNWRLIHDGTSVWWQVQSRNKKSVSLDLRQPEAQDLIRALVKDIDVVVENFKPGTMENWGLGWEDLRAINPRLVMLRVSGYGQTGPYRDLPGFGAIGEAMGGLRHLSGEPDRTPVRVGISIGDSLSALHGVIGILLALRARDQNGQGQMIDVALYESVFNMMESLLPEYAVFGEVRQAAGSSLPGIAPSNAYRCQDNKYVLIAGNGDSIFKRLMGVIGRADLAASPDLANNAGRVRHVVMLDEAISQWTGQHPLDVVLERLNEGQVPAGKIYDVADIATDPHYLARGMILDDVLSDGTPIKLPGIVPKLSETPGEVRGAAPALGQDTDAVLAGLGVDDAKRADWRKRGII
- a CDS encoding mechanosensitive ion channel family protein; protein product: MRVRARLFTCLFGLILGLLGLTQARLALADPPAATPTTPAAPAAIQMGDIPLRADSDTRYAEAVLQRVATTDPDAKFGPLLEAISKSADEKLYEFQPAQLRTLPIMRVESLERHWVFDAHRLARWQADLRQATAWYASDAAELLRRRDAWQAIKSSASAANLPPALADRVDAVLAQLTAAAQALSSPLSRQTELEQRANAIEERIKAGQRAVAEAINDIDARLMRVDSPPLWDLAKTQDTSEDTMALLRTGIDIEARFARDYSGTGSGNQRVLHGIQIVLLVFLLWLARKSRDAIRAGVMSETAAGVLGRPLSTWLLLSMVAVLALEPDAPLMVQQVALVLAAVPVLRLLPPSARRQLDLWPYAITALFLAERLGFLFLANTLFYRLSTVALTGVALSAILWLLRRGRRPKSSPAPTRLAGMLRGIAWVAVALLCVSLAANLVGNVSLAEMLTSAVIGCGYFGLVLYAGVTVIITLVQVMLARQGIARFRLAREHAPPLVQLLIRLLTVAAVVGWAVYAMDRFRILRATYAFTAQVLSYTLTVGEVSISLGNVLLFLISVVIAFWAARTIRLILRDEVLTRMALPRGVGNSIASLSYYLVLLLGLGIALSAAGFQTSQLTIVFGALGVGIGFGLQGVVNNFVSGLILMFERPIQPGDVVDISGTSGQVRDIGMRATRIKTFEGADVIVPNGTLLSDKLTNWTLLDRSRRIEVSIGLAYGTEPRRAIEVLDAVARDTPGVVVEPAPTVLFMGFGASTLDFSVRAWTYDFDRWINIRSDLMTRMVDALRQADIEIAFPQRDLHLRSVSEEAGAALDAVLSGARKPQAPASNAPLAPDTQAR